The stretch of DNA AAATTGCGCGCGGCGGCCTCTTGTACCTACTGCAGGCAGGTGCTGACTATCCGCAACTAACCCGATTCGGCTTGGCAGACGATGCGTTTATCGCCAGCTACGCAGTGCATGAGATCCGGACGAGGCTCGGTGACCACGCCGTTTATAATCCACCGGCTCTAAACAAGGAAGAACAGGAGGTCGCAGAACAACTGTTTTTGGAGCTTCTGGAGCGACCAGTGATGGAGGACGGTGCGCTTGTATTGGCAGCACAACGCGTAAGTAAGGAACTTGCCGGTCTGGAAGCCTGCGGTCTGTTCCGCCGGCTATGCAACAACCTGGAATTCCTAAGCAGCGTGCTTCGGGACTCCGACCGGTGCGCGGAACGTAGATCATATGCGCGAGCAGCCCTAAGCTACGTCGCGTGTGAGCAGGATGCCATCGACGACCGGCTGGGAATCGTCGACTACCTCGACGACAACTTCATAGCCCAATTGGCCGTCGATCTGATTGAGCCGGCCCGCGAGCCGTGGCTGGCACTGCTCGATGCCACCGTGGGCGCCTGGCCGTTCCTCAATGGAATGCTAATTGACGACGGCAACGGCGGGCGTCCGATCTCGGAGTACATGATCGTCAATTCGGCGTTGGCCTGCCTTGCTGTTCAACCGCGGTTCGGACCAGGATGTGATCCGGATGGCGGCCGACGAGATCCTCGAACCCGGCGTGCGCAATACGGCATCCCTCTGGAGGCAAGCCCTGATCGAATACTCGTCTCGCGAACCCCTGTCGTCTGAGGAGCTGCATGCGCGCCTGCGCGCAGGCGGGTGCCCGCTTTTGCATCAAACGATTAGGAACTGGCTCGATAACGACCAGATCATTGCTCCGCAGGCTTACAAGCGCGACGTCGCAGTGGTGGCCTGCGTGACCAGTGACCAGAGGCTGGCCGCGCGAATGGACAGCGTCCTGATGGCGATCAGCGAGGTGCGGAGCGCCCATCTCCGCGCATCCCACCAGCTGGCGAAACAGGTTCTGGCTCGTGCCGTCAACATCCTGAAAGAGCAGGATCAGGCGACCTCGATGATCGAGCTGGCGGAGAACATCGTGGTAGTGCGAATCGCGGAAATTGATGACGAGCCCGTGCTCGTGGGCGCGTCGATGTGCAATCGTTTGCTGGAGGGCGACGCGTGGCACGAATGATTCCGTCCACCATCCATCCGCATGTCCGCAGCAGCGCGGAGCGGCGGTTATTCGAGGTAATCCGCGACGCGCCCGGCACGGAGGATTGGGTATGCCTGCACTCGCTTGGGCTGGCCCGACATGCCAGCAAGCGGCGGGGTGAGATCGATTTCCTGCTGTTGACGCGCAAGGGAATCTTCGTCCTGGAGGTGAAAGGGGGAGGCGTTGCCCGCGAGGGAGGCATCTGGCGGTTCACTGACCGGTACGGTGATGTCCACTCGAAGCACGAGAGCCCGTTCGATCAAGCGTCCAGCGGCATGTTCGCGCTCGAAGAGGACATTCGGCGCGAATACCAGCAGGACGAGCGGCGGTCGCGGCTGTTGTTCGGGTTCGGAGCAATGTTCCCGGACATCGTGTTCGACGTCACTGGCACCGAGGCTGATCCGCGTCAGGTCTACGACTCGCGAGACCGGCGTCGGCCGATCACACAGTTTGTCGACCGTCTCGCTGCGTACTGCCGGGAATGCGACATGCGGAACCGGTACATGCCCACTCCCAAGGACATTGAGGCCATTGCCGCCTTCCTTCGGGGAGATTTTGACCTGATCCCGCCACTGGGCGTTCTCGTGGAAGCTGCCGCCGAGCAGTTGCTGTCGCTTGAGCGGGAGCAGTATGCCGTATTGGACGCCCTGGAGCAGTACCCGAAGCCGCGGATGCTGGTGCAAGGCGGAGCCGGGACAGGAAAGACGCTGCTCGCTGTGGAGGCCGCCCGGCGGGAAGCCCGCAAGGGCCAAGGGGATATCCTGCTCCTGTGCTACAACCGATTCCTGGCCAGTTTCCTCGACACGAAGATCAAGGCCGAACATGTTCAAGGCTGTGCGAAAGCACGATGCGAAATACGTGTGTCCGCCGGCGTTTTCCCTCGGGACCGATGATCGGCGCGCCGGTGCCAAAGTCAACTTGCGCCTCGTCGCCGGCGGCGCACTCCATCCGCCGAAACGGCAGCGGTCGCACGTGGCCGACGCGACGCAGATACCGCCGCACGCTGTCGTATCCGACCGCCGCGCCCCCCTCCACGAGATCCTGGTAGGTCCGCTGCGCCGACAAGCCTTCGGCCGCCTTCGCGAGAATCGTTTCCCGATACGGCTCGCAGCGACTCGGCGGACCCGGCGGACCGATCGGCGCGCTGGCGGGTTTTGCGTCGGTACCCGGCGCGGCTGGTTTTGAAGGGTCGGACCCGGCCGGCGCAATGGCGGGTTTTGGCCCGCATAACCCGAGCCGCAGGTACTTGTGGACCGTAGCCCGGTCCACGCCAAGCGTGCGCGCGAGCTCACGCTGAGATCGTCCTTGCGCATGAAGCGATAATATCGACTGAACTTTCGCCATCTTGAGCAGATTCGGCATCAGAAGCCTCCTTCCGCCCCGGCAACACGCCGGAGACTAGAAGGCCTCTACGCCGAACCCAACCTTTCTCAAAAT from Pirellulales bacterium encodes:
- a CDS encoding NERD domain-containing protein/DEAD/DEAH box helicase, translated to MARMIPSTIHPHVRSSAERRLFEVIRDAPGTEDWVCLHSLGLARHASKRRGEIDFLLLTRKGIFVLEVKGGGVAREGGIWRFTDRYGDVHSKHESPFDQASSGMFALEEDIRREYQQDERRSRLLFGFGAMFPDIVFDVTGTEADPRQVYDSRDRRRPITQFVDRLAAYCRECDMRNRYMPTPKDIEAIAAFLRGDFDLIPPLGVLVEAAAEQLLSLEREQYAVLDALEQYPKPRMLVQGGAGTGKTLLAVEAARREARKGQGDILLLCYNRFLASFLDTKIKAEHVQGCAKARCEIRVSAGVFPRDR
- a CDS encoding helix-turn-helix domain-containing protein — encoded protein: MPNLLKMAKVQSILSLHAQGRSQRELARTLGVDRATVHKYLRLGLCGPKPAIAPAGSDPSKPAAPGTDAKPASAPIGPPGPPSRCEPYRETILAKAAEGLSAQRTYQDLVEGGAAVGYDSVRRYLRRVGHVRPLPFRRMECAAGDEAQVDFGTGAPIIGPEGKRRRTHVFRIVLSHSLEHVRP